The genomic window CCCATAAGCAATCTCTTACCCCCTTAAATATTTTTTATCTTAGATAATTTTATGATTAAAAAAACGTATAAACAATAATTGAGATAAGAATTGTTACAAGTGCCTGTATACAATAAATTAATCTGTAAATAAATTATTTTTTTAAAGAAATTCCAACTTGACAATGTTAAAATAAAAGTGTAATGTTATGAAAATTTGTCTTACAGTAAAAGGATTAATTAATGCGATTGATGGGAAAAAACTTTAAGTCTATACGAACCCGAAGACAATTTGTTCATTCAATTAATTTTTTATTTAAGTCAGATAAGTTTTCTATTAATTCCAATAATTCAATTATTTTTAATATTTCAAAAGAGAAGAATTTATATTCTTCTCTTTTTTTATGTTTTGTTTTCAATAATGCAATGTAAATATTAACAAGGAGGCAATAATGGCGGTGCAAAAAACTATAACAACCAAAAACATAAATTTTTCAAAAAGAGAAAGCAATTTGTCATGTATTAAAGAAATCAGCAGCACCCAGAATATTTTAAAAGAATTAATTATATCTAAAATTAACGAAAAAGGCGGATTTGTAAACGCTCATTCCCATTTAGACAGAGCATTCACTATTACACCCGAAACATTGTCCCTGGCTAACGCTACTTTGAAAGAAAAATGGTTTCTTGTGGACTCAATTAAAAGAAGTTCAACGGTCAATCAAATATACGACAGAATGTCTTACACCGTAGAAAAAATGATTAACCAGAACGTACAGGCAATAGGAACATTTATAGATGTCGATGAAGTTATAGGCGACAAATCAATTCAGGCAGCGCAAATGTTGAGAGACAACATAGGCTCTGATATCAAAATAAAATTCATTAATCAGACATTAAAAGGTGTAATCGACCCTCAGGCAAGAAAATGGTTTAATCTTGGGGCTGAATTTGTTGATATTATTGGCGGACTTCCTGCTAAAGATGCCGGACACGAAGATGAACACCTAGATATTCTTATGGAAACTGCAAAAAAGCTTAATAAACCTGTACATGTTCACGTAGATCAGTTTAATACGGCAGGCGAAAAAGAAACCGAGCAACTTGCAGACAAAACTATTGAGCATAAAATGCACGGAAGAGTTTCTGCTATTCATTGTATTTCGGTAGGTGCGCATAAAGCAGACTACAGGCAAGAATTATACAAAAAAATGACGGAAGCGCAATTAAACGTGATAACCTGCCCTACAGCATGGATTGATTCAAAACGCTCAGAAGAACTAGCACCGATTCATAATTCAATAGCCCCCGTAGAAGAAATGATTCCTGCCGGAATCAATGTTGCAATAGGAACAGACAACATAGCCGACTTGCTAAAGCCTTTTACAAGCGGAAATATGTGGACAGAATTAAGATTTCTTCTTGAAAGCTGCCGTTATTACGATATTGATGAACTTGTAAATATTGCAACAATCAACGGGTTAAAAGTTCTTGATATTCGTTAAATTACATTATAGTGCTTTAAAACAGTTTAATTTTAAAAAATTATAATATTCTTGCGTAATTTTGATTTTATTGTGATAATTAGTAAATATAACAACTGTATGAATGATAACAAAAACTTGACTTCACATAAAATCAAAAAGGTTTAAAGATGAAAAGTAAAATTTTAATTTTAAGTATAGCTTTATTATTATTGAATACTCCGGCTTTTAGCGTTGCTAAGCCAAATGAAAAACAACCTTCTAAGTCGGATAAATCAGCTCCTGTTTCGCAGGAAAAAGATAACTCTAAAAGCAAAGAACAATCCGCTAAAATCAATGGTTCAGTAAGCGATTACAGAACAGAAGTTGTAAATATTGACTGGTGGGGAAAATTTAGCGATCCTGTTTTGTCAGGTTATATTTCTAAAGCTTTACAGGCAAACCATGATATAAAAATAGCAGGATTGAGGGTTTCTGAGTATCAACAAATTGTAAATATTGCTTTCGGGCATGAACTTCCATCATTGAGTATAGGCTCAAATTCGACAGTACAAGGGTATTCAAAAAATTATATTCCGTTATTTTCAGGAACTATACAAAATTACACTTTCCCGTTAAGTGCTTCTTATGAACTGGATATTTGGAGAAAAAACAGGGACAAAACTCTTTCTCAAAAAAAACAGCTTGAAGCTATAGGTTATGATGAAAAAGCTGCATTGATTTCTATTGTGTCAGAAGTGGCATCGGTTTATTTAAATATATTAACTACAAATAGTGATATAAGCCTTCAAAAACAAATTGTGGAACTTAAAAGCGAAAAGCTAAAATTAATTCAGACAAGATTAGATGCAGGCGTTACTACCTATGATGATGTCATTGCAGGCGAAAAAGCTCTTACTGATGCAAAGGTCGCACTTAACGAATATGAAAAAAATCTTGGTATTTTAAAAACGGCTCTGGCAGTTCTCACAGGCGACAGTCCTGACAATATTGCAGAGATGAAATTTGGCAATATTAACAATATAGACTCTTTTTCTAACCTTACAGACAA from bacterium includes these protein-coding regions:
- a CDS encoding amidohydrolase family protein, with protein sequence MAVQKTITTKNINFSKRESNLSCIKEISSTQNILKELIISKINEKGGFVNAHSHLDRAFTITPETLSLANATLKEKWFLVDSIKRSSTVNQIYDRMSYTVEKMINQNVQAIGTFIDVDEVIGDKSIQAAQMLRDNIGSDIKIKFINQTLKGVIDPQARKWFNLGAEFVDIIGGLPAKDAGHEDEHLDILMETAKKLNKPVHVHVDQFNTAGEKETEQLADKTIEHKMHGRVSAIHCISVGAHKADYRQELYKKMTEAQLNVITCPTAWIDSKRSEELAPIHNSIAPVEEMIPAGINVAIGTDNIADLLKPFTSGNMWTELRFLLESCRYYDIDELVNIATINGLKVLDIR
- a CDS encoding TolC family protein encodes the protein MKSKILILSIALLLLNTPAFSVAKPNEKQPSKSDKSAPVSQEKDNSKSKEQSAKINGSVSDYRTEVVNIDWWGKFSDPVLSGYISKALQANHDIKIAGLRVSEYQQIVNIAFGHELPSLSIGSNSTVQGYSKNYIPLFSGTIQNYTFPLSASYELDIWRKNRDKTLSQKKQLEAIGYDEKAALISIVSEVASVYLNILTTNSDISLQKQIVELKSEKLKLIQTRLDAGVTTYDDVIAGEKALTDAKVALNEYEKNLGILKTALAVLTGDSPDNIAEMKFGNINNIDSFSNLTDKVKSDKILKRPDILKAEAQLQKAKIDVTIARKEYLPDITLTGQAGFNSKTFSKVFDSNSFTYGFGGNILESVFSGGQKKAMLKSKKYLYDQMLENYQNSIIVSLKEVNDALLKVKTSKQKNEDYLKKLNLEKDNIKLTDARYEAGAISYLDTLDPKEKLISIQKDQLQSKTEYIINNFSLYKALGANF